In a genomic window of Coriobacteriia bacterium:
- a CDS encoding N-acetyltransferase: MQCRLVSRNDGEKMMGFLLTRKASMADMDAVMDFYYNMIEEMRGTDFDILWQHDKHPSDALLRGSVEQGQMFIGITDDGNIATALIINHDRAPGYECVPWEVNVPLEELGIVHSVATRPAYHGHGYASLLMEFAIDVSREEGLRALQLDTFVDNVRSHGLYDKLGFINHGAWPVYYDDLGTVDLDMFEYVL; this comes from the coding sequence ATGCAGTGCAGGCTTGTTTCCCGAAATGATGGGGAGAAGATGATGGGATTTCTTCTGACACGCAAGGCATCGATGGCGGACATGGATGCTGTCATGGACTTCTACTACAACATGATCGAGGAAATGCGCGGGACGGATTTCGATATCCTCTGGCAGCATGACAAGCACCCGAGCGATGCGCTCTTGCGCGGGTCCGTGGAGCAAGGGCAGATGTTCATCGGCATCACCGATGATGGCAACATTGCCACCGCGCTCATCATCAACCATGACAGGGCTCCTGGTTATGAGTGTGTTCCCTGGGAGGTAAATGTGCCGCTTGAAGAGCTGGGCATCGTGCATTCGGTTGCAACGCGCCCCGCGTATCACGGGCATGGATATGCGTCGCTACTCATGGAGTTTGCCATCGACGTGTCGCGTGAGGAGGGGCTGCGCGCCCTGCAGCTTGATACCTTCGTTGATAACGTACGCTCCCACGGGCTCTATGACAAGCTCGGCTTTATCAACCACGGTGCATGGCCGGTCTACTATGACGATCTGGGAACCGTCGACCTCGACATGTTCGAGTACGTACTGTGA
- a CDS encoding ABC transporter ATP-binding protein — protein MQITLNNVSYSYPGSTQTVLDGVCTVFPVGWTGIIGNNGCGKSTLARIATSMLAPDSGTVSPRGLVVAYCKQDATIPPDRLEDFACSWEQAAVRLRADLGIDDDWPWRYDTLSSGQQKRLQVAVALWEEPDVLVMDEPTNHVDALTRHAVLKALADYRGVGLLISHDRELLDALVGQCLCFEGARVVMRPGGYTQAREQTACDTKSAQRQRRDAKREAARIQAEAARRRNEASKPATKRSARHLDAKDHDGKGRIKLAVYTSKDGVAGKLSSRMDARLEKVRQTLEDVHVDKQYAGDIWMDAEANPRKVLVRMEAGELIQGEHHLRIPDLAVGNIEHIGIAGVNGSGKTTLLTALMRMVPDDLSTLFIPQEIESEQAADVMAGLRDASPSERGRILSIVAQLNSDPDRILDGDELSPGELRKLMLAQGILRRPALIAMDEPTNHLDIGSIEALERVLVAYSGALVLVSHDERLLERTTGIRWRLEKGDGNFFVLRTT, from the coding sequence ATGCAGATAACCCTGAACAACGTCTCCTATTCGTATCCCGGATCGACCCAGACCGTCCTCGACGGCGTGTGCACCGTTTTCCCGGTGGGGTGGACGGGCATCATCGGCAACAACGGTTGTGGCAAGAGCACGCTCGCGCGCATTGCAACGAGCATGCTAGCACCTGATAGCGGCACGGTGTCTCCGCGTGGCCTGGTCGTTGCATATTGCAAGCAGGATGCGACCATTCCTCCCGATCGGCTCGAGGACTTCGCATGCTCGTGGGAACAGGCGGCTGTGCGCCTGCGTGCCGATTTGGGCATCGACGATGACTGGCCCTGGCGCTACGACACGCTTTCGAGCGGCCAGCAAAAGCGTTTGCAGGTCGCCGTGGCGCTTTGGGAAGAGCCCGACGTGCTTGTCATGGACGAGCCGACCAACCATGTGGATGCCTTGACGCGCCACGCCGTCCTCAAGGCGCTTGCAGACTACCGGGGTGTCGGACTGCTCATTTCCCACGATCGCGAGCTTCTTGACGCTCTCGTGGGACAGTGTCTGTGCTTCGAGGGCGCACGTGTCGTGATGCGACCGGGCGGCTATACGCAGGCAAGGGAGCAGACCGCATGCGATACGAAGAGCGCGCAGCGGCAGCGGCGGGACGCCAAGCGCGAGGCGGCGCGCATCCAGGCCGAAGCCGCGCGGCGCCGCAACGAGGCGAGCAAGCCGGCCACGAAGCGAAGCGCGCGTCACCTTGACGCGAAAGACCATGATGGCAAGGGGCGCATCAAGCTGGCGGTCTACACCAGCAAAGACGGCGTTGCCGGCAAGCTCTCCTCGCGCATGGATGCACGTCTGGAGAAGGTGCGGCAAACGCTTGAAGACGTGCATGTGGACAAGCAGTACGCGGGCGATATATGGATGGATGCTGAGGCAAACCCACGCAAGGTGCTCGTGCGCATGGAGGCAGGCGAGCTGATACAGGGGGAGCACCATCTGCGCATACCGGATCTTGCGGTCGGCAACATCGAGCACATCGGCATCGCGGGAGTCAATGGCAGCGGCAAGACCACGCTGCTCACGGCGCTCATGCGAATGGTGCCGGACGATCTGAGCACGCTATTCATTCCGCAGGAAATCGAGAGCGAACAGGCGGCTGATGTCATGGCGGGGCTGCGCGACGCATCGCCCAGTGAGCGCGGACGCATTCTTTCCATCGTCGCGCAACTCAACTCCGATCCCGACCGCATTCTGGATGGCGACGAGCTTAGCCCTGGCGAGTTGCGCAAACTCATGCTCGCGCAGGGCATTTTGCGTCGCCCCGCGCTGATCGCAATGGACGAGCCAACCAACCATCTGGATATCGGCTCAATCGAGGCCCTGGAGCGCGTGCTCGTTGCCTATTCGGGAGCGCTTGTGCTCGTGAGCCATGACGAGCGCCTGCTCGAAAGGACGACGGGCATTCGCTGGCGTTTGGAGAAGGGCGATGGGAACTTTTTTGTGCTGCGCACGACGTAA
- a CDS encoding threonine synthase: MGIRYIDTRGNTQEPLTFSEALLKGIASGGGLFVPEELPSMTLDEIVSLASMPYAERAAFVYGRFGVDFGDTELNELMQRAYNENFDTPDICPVVNVADGMHVLELWHGPTCAFKDMALQCLPVFFSACVDKHRAAGGADNDYLIAVATSGDTGKAALQGFADRDHISIVVFYPDGGVSDIQFKQMATQEGDNVCVYGVRGNFDDCQTSVKRMFDDATFNARLLDTRNIALSSANSINWGRLLPQVVYYVSAYSMMVKDGVVAAGDPIDVTVPTGNFGNILACWYAKQLGVPIDRVVCASNANRVLADFIETGVYDISDRPFMLTPSPSMDILVSSNLERQLFELTGRNAAAIQGWMDDLREKRHFELDEKTFAALQQNYRAGSVDSDTCLQTIHDVFEQHDYLLDPHTAVAWKVAEQHKGDNPMLIASTANWAKFGSNVYRGLAGIPANEPLPAKVEKLTDVQINRKVYEMTRVCPIPPQLDELDDKAIRFTTVIDGDVTAIEDAVTDFIG, from the coding sequence ATGGGAATTCGTTATATCGACACGCGTGGTAACACACAGGAACCCTTGACCTTCAGCGAGGCGCTTCTGAAGGGGATTGCCTCGGGAGGAGGCCTTTTCGTTCCCGAAGAGCTGCCTTCGATGACGCTCGACGAGATTGTCTCGCTCGCCAGCATGCCCTATGCCGAGCGGGCGGCGTTCGTGTACGGGCGCTTCGGCGTTGACTTCGGCGATACGGAGCTCAATGAGCTCATGCAGCGTGCATATAACGAGAACTTTGACACGCCAGACATTTGCCCGGTCGTCAATGTTGCCGATGGCATGCATGTGCTTGAGTTATGGCATGGCCCCACCTGCGCCTTCAAGGACATGGCGCTGCAGTGCCTGCCGGTGTTCTTCTCGGCATGCGTCGACAAGCATCGTGCTGCAGGCGGCGCCGATAACGACTACCTCATCGCCGTGGCAACGAGCGGCGATACCGGCAAGGCGGCCTTGCAGGGTTTTGCAGATCGTGACCATATCTCCATTGTCGTCTTCTATCCAGACGGTGGCGTGAGCGATATCCAGTTCAAGCAGATGGCCACGCAGGAGGGCGACAACGTCTGCGTCTATGGCGTGCGCGGCAATTTCGATGATTGCCAGACGAGCGTCAAGCGCATGTTCGACGACGCGACCTTCAACGCGCGCCTGCTCGATACGCGCAATATCGCATTGTCCTCGGCCAATTCGATCAATTGGGGTCGCCTGCTGCCGCAGGTCGTGTACTACGTCAGCGCATATTCCATGATGGTCAAGGACGGTGTTGTGGCCGCCGGTGATCCCATTGACGTAACGGTTCCCACGGGCAACTTCGGCAATATCCTCGCCTGCTGGTATGCCAAGCAGCTCGGCGTGCCCATCGATCGCGTCGTCTGCGCGAGCAACGCCAATCGCGTGCTCGCCGACTTCATCGAGACGGGCGTCTACGACATCAGCGATCGACCCTTCATGCTCACGCCCTCGCCTTCGATGGACATTCTCGTCTCGAGTAACCTTGAGCGCCAGCTCTTCGAACTCACGGGGCGTAATGCCGCAGCCATTCAGGGATGGATGGATGACCTGCGCGAGAAGCGCCACTTCGAGCTCGACGAGAAGACCTTTGCCGCGCTCCAGCAGAATTACCGCGCAGGTTCAGTCGATAGCGACACGTGCCTGCAGACCATTCATGACGTCTTCGAGCAACATGACTACCTGCTCGATCCGCACACGGCTGTCGCATGGAAGGTCGCCGAACAGCACAAGGGTGACAACCCGATGCTCATTGCCTCGACGGCCAACTGGGCGAAGTTCGGCAGCAACGTGTATCGAGGACTGGCCGGCATCCCGGCAAACGAACCGCTTCCTGCCAAGGTCGAGAAGCTCACCGACGTGCAGATCAACCGCAAGGTGTATGAGATGACGCGCGTCTGCCCCATTCCGCCGCAGCTCGATGAGCTTGACGACAAGGCAATCCGTTTCACAACAGTGATCGACGGAGACGTGACGGCAATCGAAGATGCGGTTACCGATTTCATAGGATAA
- the pknB gene encoding Stk1 family PASTA domain-containing Ser/Thr kinase, which produces MVNRTLGNRYQVTEKIGMGGMAEVYKATDSTLGRTVAVKVMLPQYASDPNFAARFRQEAQAAANLSSPYIVNIYDWGRDGDSYYIVMEYVRGTDLKTAIQQRGNIHPRKVAEIGSQVCSALSVAHGYDIIHRDIKSANIMVQGDGNVKVMDFGIAQAGHPGMTQDSSVLGTAHYVSPEQAQGKKLTPASDLYSLGIVLYEAATGQLPFDGADVVSVAMKQVSDLPVPPRQINPNIDPQFEAIIMTALEKNPDDRFATAKEMQRAIDDYLSGRASAETQVLNPGYAAAGVGAYGVDQTTVMPTPGQTTIMPGGGRGGMQQPPRNSNTKRNVIIAIIAIILIAGIGFFVANGAGLFGGGSVTVPNLQGQTEQEARKSLNAVGLKVGKIKLDISETVEKGKVISQTPTANSHVEPGSTVDLVISSGKTSGNLVTVPNLTGLTASEAEQQLAALGLVGESKQDSSDTVEAGKVCAQDPLVNSQVEAGSKVTYTVSTGKKKENVLVPSVLGIGEVDAVSALEGRGLSVSVTYESSTSAAQGEVISQSISGGTEVAKGSSITITVAVSPYPSEPTTPDTPSGGDTTGGDNTGGGDATGGGEGEASTTQ; this is translated from the coding sequence GTGGTTAATCGGACATTGGGGAACCGCTATCAAGTTACCGAGAAAATCGGTATGGGCGGCATGGCAGAGGTTTACAAAGCCACCGATTCAACGCTTGGCAGAACTGTCGCCGTCAAGGTGATGCTTCCGCAATATGCGTCAGATCCCAACTTTGCCGCACGCTTCAGGCAGGAGGCACAGGCTGCCGCCAACCTGAGCAGCCCCTACATCGTCAACATCTACGATTGGGGCCGTGACGGCGATTCGTACTACATCGTCATGGAGTACGTGCGCGGCACGGATCTCAAGACCGCCATCCAGCAACGCGGCAACATCCATCCGCGCAAGGTTGCAGAGATCGGTTCGCAGGTGTGCTCCGCGCTCTCCGTCGCCCATGGCTACGACATTATCCACCGTGACATCAAGTCCGCCAACATCATGGTGCAGGGCGATGGCAATGTGAAGGTCATGGACTTTGGCATTGCGCAGGCCGGCCATCCCGGCATGACGCAGGATTCGTCTGTTCTGGGCACCGCGCATTACGTGAGCCCCGAGCAAGCCCAGGGCAAGAAGCTCACGCCGGCAAGCGATCTCTACTCGCTCGGTATCGTGCTCTATGAGGCCGCGACGGGCCAACTGCCCTTTGACGGTGCGGACGTGGTTTCGGTCGCCATGAAGCAGGTAAGTGACCTGCCCGTACCGCCGCGTCAGATCAACCCCAACATCGACCCGCAGTTCGAGGCCATCATCATGACGGCGCTCGAGAAGAATCCCGACGATCGCTTTGCCACTGCCAAGGAGATGCAGCGCGCCATCGACGACTATCTGTCGGGTCGCGCTTCGGCCGAGACCCAGGTCCTTAACCCTGGCTATGCCGCTGCCGGCGTTGGCGCTTATGGCGTCGACCAGACGACCGTCATGCCCACGCCGGGGCAGACCACCATCATGCCCGGTGGCGGGCGTGGCGGCATGCAGCAGCCACCACGCAATAGCAACACGAAGCGCAACGTCATCATCGCGATCATCGCCATTATCCTCATCGCTGGAATCGGCTTCTTTGTCGCCAATGGCGCGGGTCTCTTCGGGGGCGGCTCCGTCACCGTGCCCAACCTCCAAGGGCAGACCGAGCAAGAAGCCCGCAAGTCATTGAATGCTGTCGGGCTTAAGGTCGGCAAGATTAAGCTCGACATCAGCGAGACGGTCGAGAAGGGCAAGGTCATTAGCCAGACCCCGACGGCAAACTCCCACGTGGAGCCCGGCTCGACCGTTGACCTTGTGATTTCGTCGGGCAAGACGAGCGGCAATCTTGTTACCGTGCCCAACCTCACGGGGCTTACGGCCTCGGAGGCAGAGCAGCAACTCGCTGCGTTGGGGCTCGTAGGTGAATCCAAGCAGGACAGCAGTGACACTGTTGAGGCTGGCAAGGTCTGTGCCCAGGACCCGCTCGTCAACTCGCAGGTTGAGGCTGGTTCCAAGGTCACCTACACCGTTTCGACGGGCAAGAAGAAGGAAAACGTCCTTGTGCCGAGCGTTTTGGGTATCGGCGAGGTTGATGCCGTGTCGGCCCTCGAAGGCCGCGGGTTGAGCGTGTCGGTCACGTACGAGTCATCTACCAGCGCTGCTCAGGGCGAGGTCATCAGCCAGAGCATTTCTGGTGGTACCGAGGTGGCCAAGGGTTCAAGCATCACGATTACGGTTGCTGTTTCGCCCTATCCCTCCGAGCCCACAACGCCCGATACTCCAAGCGGTGGAGACACGACCGGCGGTGATAACACCGGCGGAGGAGATGCAACTGGTGGCGGCGAGGGCGAGGCGTCCACCACGCAATAG
- a CDS encoding acetate kinase codes for MLVLVVNAGSSSLKSQLIDTNNKLSLMRCLAEKVGSPEAFMNVSFAPNFAKTSYDVAGLTVPECLKELLDILVQDPKSPINSLDQIDAIGNRVVAGGEYFSKATLIDDDARAKLEACEELAPLHNPPADACIDMMRKMMPDTPEVAVFDTAFHTTMPPKAYMYPLPMRYYEDYRIRRYGAHGTSHRYAAKQAAALLGRPLKDLGLITCHLGNGGSITAVNHGKSIDTTMGFTPLEGLMMGTRTGSIDPAIITYIMRREGISFDEMDAILNRESGILGVSGLSSDMRDVLEAAQDGNEQAELAIDMYVYRVQKAIGGFYAAMTRTDAVVMTAGIGENSAELRERIFDGLAHMGMILDKDRNHVTGQIGVNRIISIDDSPIKICVVTTDEEVRIARETSSLVKKLNKK; via the coding sequence ATGCTCGTACTGGTCGTAAACGCCGGAAGTTCTAGTTTGAAAAGCCAGCTCATCGACACAAATAACAAGTTGTCGCTCATGAGGTGCCTTGCGGAAAAGGTCGGCTCGCCCGAAGCGTTCATGAACGTCTCGTTCGCACCCAACTTTGCCAAGACCTCCTACGACGTGGCAGGCCTTACGGTACCGGAATGCCTCAAAGAGCTACTAGACATATTGGTGCAGGACCCCAAAAGCCCCATCAACAGCCTCGACCAGATCGATGCAATCGGAAATCGCGTCGTCGCGGGTGGCGAGTACTTCAGCAAGGCAACGCTCATCGATGATGACGCTCGGGCGAAGCTCGAGGCATGTGAGGAGTTGGCACCGCTCCATAATCCGCCAGCAGACGCTTGCATCGACATGATGCGCAAGATGATGCCGGACACGCCGGAGGTCGCCGTGTTCGACACCGCATTTCACACCACGATGCCTCCGAAGGCCTACATGTATCCATTGCCTATGCGCTACTACGAGGATTATCGCATCCGTCGCTACGGCGCCCACGGCACGAGCCATCGCTATGCGGCGAAGCAGGCTGCCGCCCTTCTTGGACGTCCGCTCAAGGACCTCGGCCTCATCACCTGCCACCTGGGAAATGGCGGCTCCATCACGGCCGTGAACCATGGCAAGTCCATCGACACCACCATGGGTTTCACGCCGCTCGAAGGCCTCATGATGGGCACGCGCACTGGCTCCATCGACCCGGCCATCATCACCTACATCATGCGCCGCGAGGGCATCAGCTTTGACGAGATGGATGCCATCCTCAACCGCGAAAGCGGCATCCTGGGCGTGTCGGGCCTGTCTAGCGACATGCGCGACGTGCTGGAGGCGGCGCAGGATGGCAACGAGCAGGCAGAGCTCGCAATCGACATGTACGTGTACCGGGTGCAGAAGGCCATTGGCGGCTTCTACGCTGCGATGACGCGAACAGACGCTGTTGTTATGACCGCAGGCATTGGCGAGAACTCGGCCGAGCTGCGCGAGCGCATTTTCGACGGGCTGGCGCACATGGGCATGATTCTCGATAAGGACCGCAATCACGTGACGGGCCAGATAGGCGTCAATCGCATCATCTCGATTGATGACAGCCCCATCAAGATCTGCGTCGTGACCACCGACGAAGAGGTGCGCATCGCCCGCGAGACGAGCAGTCTCGTGAAGAAGCTCAACAAGAAGTGA
- a CDS encoding pyruvate ferredoxin oxidoreductase translates to MSRRSGLNCVICGVGGQGNVLASRLIAQVLLARDEHVKTAETIGMAQRGGSVASHVRGGRPQSPLVPKGCGDCLIAFEPGEAVRCIDYLAPDGTIVVNTQATQPPVAALQGIDYDGSEALAYLRALSDVTLIEVDGASICEQVGSSKVLNIALLAAAVKSGALGITRDELEDAIRARVKPRFHDMNLRAVALVFGD, encoded by the coding sequence ATGAGTAGACGCTCCGGACTCAACTGCGTCATCTGCGGCGTGGGCGGACAGGGCAACGTGCTTGCCTCGCGTCTCATCGCGCAGGTGCTGCTTGCTCGTGACGAGCACGTGAAGACCGCAGAGACCATCGGCATGGCGCAACGTGGCGGCTCTGTGGCAAGTCACGTGCGTGGTGGTCGTCCGCAATCCCCGCTCGTACCCAAGGGCTGCGGCGACTGCCTCATCGCCTTCGAGCCTGGCGAGGCCGTGCGTTGCATCGACTATCTTGCGCCCGACGGTACCATCGTCGTGAACACGCAGGCAACCCAACCTCCGGTCGCGGCCCTGCAAGGCATCGACTACGACGGGTCCGAGGCGCTCGCATACCTACGCGCGCTGTCCGATGTCACGCTCATCGAAGTCGATGGAGCCTCCATCTGCGAGCAGGTCGGATCGTCAAAGGTGCTCAACATCGCGCTACTCGCCGCGGCTGTCAAAAGCGGTGCGCTCGGCATCACGCGTGATGAGCTCGAGGATGCCATACGCGCTCGCGTGAAGCCACGCTTTCACGACATGAACCTGCGGGCCGTCGCCCTCGTCTTTGGGGATTGA
- the iorA gene encoding indolepyruvate ferredoxin oxidoreductase subunit alpha produces the protein MPVKLLMGNEALGLGAMHAGVNFVSGYPGTPSTEVLETIAKHNDGSIHVEWSTNEKAALEAAAGAAYAGARALVTMKQVGLNVASDPLMTLSYIGVEGGLVIVVADDPGPISSQTEQDTRNFAQFAKVPIFDPASPGEAYGMIQDAFELSERHHTPVIVRPTTRVSHACGTVKTRGGVADCGAEFANPTRDDDDAAWERHVPSGFVKDTQRWVVFPRTSFLNHGKVEKRAAAIADELSSGYRPNRIEISGMSREEAARTFEERGESRFALGIACGGISYHYVMEALEMCGLELPILKIGTPYPFPAKLATEFLETVDEVICVEELDPVIERELNFLCGFEFLPSTIHGKLDGYFGYAGEQSVEAICDVLAEFVVGGASGDGGSVTSMDVTEPPSPLAPPDLPPRPPVLCAGCPHRASFYAVKRAVGKRKAVFCGDIGCYTLGNAAPLDMVDTCLCMGGGITVAQGIETVDPGTLAFGFVGDSTFFASGITGVVNAVYNQHDMIVCILDNSTTAMTGQQPHPGTGRTMMGNDVPALSIPRILEALDVECAIVDPLDFEAAVQTVRDAIDKTGVRVIIFKSPCIYLEPPRHPAVELDLDACIDCRVCIKQLGCPALVVEDGHVAVDASLCYGCELCCKICPTDALREGGTR, from the coding sequence ATGCCAGTTAAGCTGCTCATGGGAAACGAAGCCCTCGGGCTCGGCGCTATGCACGCGGGCGTCAACTTCGTGAGCGGGTATCCTGGCACGCCCTCGACCGAGGTGCTCGAGACCATTGCCAAGCACAACGATGGTTCCATTCATGTCGAGTGGTCTACCAACGAGAAGGCCGCTCTCGAAGCTGCCGCGGGTGCGGCCTATGCCGGCGCACGTGCCCTCGTCACGATGAAGCAGGTCGGCCTCAATGTCGCGAGCGATCCGCTCATGACGCTCTCGTACATCGGCGTCGAGGGTGGCCTCGTCATCGTCGTGGCCGATGATCCCGGCCCCATCTCGAGTCAGACCGAGCAGGACACGCGTAACTTCGCGCAATTCGCCAAGGTGCCGATCTTCGACCCGGCGAGCCCCGGCGAGGCATACGGCATGATCCAGGATGCCTTCGAGCTCTCCGAGCGCCATCATACGCCCGTCATCGTGCGCCCCACCACGCGCGTGAGCCACGCCTGCGGCACCGTCAAGACGCGTGGCGGCGTGGCCGATTGCGGGGCAGAGTTCGCAAACCCCACGCGTGATGACGACGATGCCGCTTGGGAGCGCCACGTCCCGAGCGGCTTTGTGAAGGACACGCAGCGTTGGGTCGTCTTCCCGCGCACGAGCTTTCTGAACCATGGCAAGGTCGAGAAGCGTGCGGCAGCTATTGCCGACGAACTCTCGTCCGGCTATCGCCCCAACCGTATCGAGATCTCCGGCATGTCACGTGAGGAGGCCGCGCGCACGTTCGAGGAGCGTGGCGAGTCGCGCTTCGCGCTTGGCATTGCCTGCGGTGGCATCTCGTATCATTACGTCATGGAAGCCCTCGAGATGTGCGGACTCGAGCTGCCTATCCTCAAAATCGGAACGCCCTATCCCTTCCCCGCAAAGCTTGCGACCGAATTTCTCGAGACGGTTGACGAGGTCATCTGTGTCGAGGAGCTCGACCCTGTCATCGAGCGCGAGCTCAACTTCCTCTGCGGGTTCGAGTTCTTGCCCAGCACCATCCATGGCAAGCTCGATGGCTACTTTGGCTATGCGGGCGAGCAGAGCGTCGAGGCCATCTGCGATGTGCTCGCGGAGTTTGTCGTCGGGGGTGCCAGTGGGGACGGGGGTTCTGTCACATCCATGGATGTGACAGAACCCCCGTCCCCACTGGCACCCCCCGATCTCCCTCCGCGACCTCCCGTGTTATGTGCGGGTTGCCCGCATCGCGCGAGCTTCTATGCCGTCAAACGCGCCGTGGGCAAACGCAAGGCCGTCTTCTGCGGTGACATCGGGTGCTACACGCTCGGCAATGCCGCACCGCTCGACATGGTCGACACCTGCCTGTGCATGGGCGGTGGCATCACCGTCGCGCAGGGCATCGAGACGGTTGACCCTGGCACGCTCGCGTTCGGTTTCGTGGGCGACTCGACCTTCTTTGCCAGCGGTATCACGGGTGTCGTCAATGCCGTCTACAACCAACACGATATGATCGTGTGCATACTCGACAACTCGACGACGGCCATGACCGGCCAGCAGCCGCATCCGGGTACCGGTCGCACGATGATGGGCAACGACGTGCCTGCGCTCAGCATTCCGCGCATTCTCGAAGCACTCGATGTCGAGTGCGCCATCGTCGATCCGCTTGACTTCGAGGCTGCCGTGCAGACGGTACGCGATGCCATCGACAAGACGGGCGTGCGTGTCATCATCTTCAAGTCGCCCTGCATCTATCTCGAGCCGCCACGGCATCCAGCCGTTGAGCTTGACCTCGACGCCTGCATTGACTGTCGCGTCTGCATCAAGCAGCTTGGTTGCCCTGCTCTCGTGGTCGAGGATGGCCACGTGGCCGTGGATGCATCGCTATGCTACGGTTGCGAGCTTTGCTGCAAGATATGCCCCACCGATGCGTTGCGGGAAGGGGGGACGCGATGA
- a CDS encoding TetR/AcrR family transcriptional regulator: protein MGRRAMNPDDATVNRSDARRAQIIAAARDLYEERGLSHTTVKDITERVGVTRTLFYHYFPDKDAVTSAVIDDYTQDYIEALAHWNDGRIEGDIDHALSTIVKLLRIGLFEDDTFHIALSSRENAALYLEFVNRVADETTRYIIDTTVRDYADLHDVRIDHLYETFYVLILGVIGYLRKHPDADDAVIADVIAQTLHMDRP, encoded by the coding sequence ATGGGGAGACGCGCCATGAATCCAGACGACGCAACGGTCAATCGCAGTGACGCGCGCAGGGCGCAGATTATCGCCGCAGCCCGCGACCTCTACGAGGAGCGCGGCCTCTCCCACACGACCGTGAAGGACATCACCGAGCGTGTGGGTGTCACGCGGACGCTCTTCTATCACTACTTTCCCGACAAGGACGCCGTCACGTCCGCCGTCATAGACGACTACACCCAGGACTACATTGAGGCGCTCGCGCACTGGAACGACGGTCGAATCGAAGGCGACATCGACCATGCGCTCAGCACCATCGTCAAGCTGCTACGCATCGGCCTGTTCGAGGACGACACCTTCCATATCGCCCTGTCCTCGCGCGAAAACGCCGCGCTTTACCTCGAGTTCGTGAATCGTGTCGCGGACGAGACGACGCGCTACATCATAGACACCACCGTCCGTGACTATGCGGACCTCCACGACGTGCGGATTGACCACCTGTACGAGACGTTTTACGTGCTCATATTGGGTGTCATCGGATATCTACGCAAGCATCCGGATGCCGACGATGCCGTCATCGCCGACGTAATTGCGCAGACGCTCCACATGGATAGGCCATAG
- a CDS encoding ModE family transcriptional regulator: protein MADKKNLHAQVKLMVSATEDRKGPTFGKGAATLLHGIEENGSLNKTAKNLHMAYSKAWSMIKKVEEGLGFQLIERYGARGSKLTEDGEEFLKLYDVYDKKVEAYADKVFRETFKDF, encoded by the coding sequence ATGGCCGATAAGAAAAATCTGCACGCACAAGTCAAACTCATGGTTAGTGCTACTGAGGATCGCAAAGGTCCGACATTTGGCAAAGGCGCGGCGACCCTTCTCCACGGAATCGAAGAGAACGGCTCGTTGAACAAGACGGCCAAGAACCTCCACATGGCCTATAGCAAGGCGTGGAGCATGATCAAGAAGGTCGAAGAGGGCCTCGGCTTCCAGCTCATTGAGCGCTATGGTGCCCGTGGCTCCAAGCTCACCGAGGACGGCGAAGAGTTCCTCAAACTTTACGACGTCTACGACAAGAAGGTCGAAGCCTACGCTGACAAGGTCTTCCGCGAGACCTTCAAGGACTTCTAG